The Candidatus Binatia bacterium genome contains a region encoding:
- the hflX gene encoding GTPase HflX produces the protein MEHETRLVAERAVLVWAGHDATHAAESLDELALLSATAGVEVVARLSQQMKRLSAATRIGSGKVDELKSTVAETTADVVIFDDPLTPAQRRNLEKILEIKVLDRSQLILDIFALRAQTRAGQLQVELAQLQYMLPRLTRAWSHLSRMKAGVGTRGPGETQLESDRRQVRDRIEKLHDRLEEVDRTRKLNRREREAVPYPIVALVGYTNAGKSSLMNRLTEAGVYVADQLFATLDTTTRRLVLPSGRVVMLVDTVGFVSKLPHELVAAFKGTLEQVVEADLVVHVVDAASPDLDGRRTVVEGILGELGAAGRPRLLVYNKRDLAAAAEPPPGAIGVSARTGDGFGALLEAFDNAFAPVEEKLAIVVPHGDGRTRAWLHRNGRVVEESEQADGTRVIVWLSRKSAGQLEQMIRASGYPVRHF, from the coding sequence GTGGAACACGAGACACGCCTCGTAGCCGAGCGCGCAGTGCTCGTGTGGGCGGGGCACGACGCGACGCACGCGGCCGAGTCGCTCGACGAGCTCGCGCTGCTCTCCGCTACTGCCGGCGTCGAGGTCGTCGCGCGTCTGTCGCAGCAGATGAAGCGCCTGTCGGCCGCCACGCGCATCGGAAGCGGCAAGGTCGACGAGCTGAAGAGCACGGTGGCCGAGACCACCGCCGACGTGGTGATCTTCGATGATCCGCTGACGCCTGCGCAGCGGCGCAACCTCGAGAAGATCCTCGAGATCAAGGTGCTCGACCGCAGCCAGCTCATCCTGGACATCTTCGCGCTGCGTGCGCAGACCCGCGCCGGCCAGCTGCAGGTGGAGCTGGCCCAGCTCCAGTACATGCTGCCGCGCCTGACGCGCGCGTGGAGTCACTTGTCGCGCATGAAGGCCGGCGTCGGCACGCGCGGACCCGGCGAAACCCAGCTCGAGTCCGACCGTCGCCAGGTGCGCGACAGGATCGAGAAACTGCACGATCGCCTCGAGGAAGTGGACCGCACGCGCAAGCTCAATCGCCGCGAGCGCGAGGCGGTGCCGTATCCGATCGTCGCGCTGGTCGGCTATACGAACGCCGGCAAATCGTCGCTGATGAACCGGCTGACGGAGGCCGGCGTCTACGTCGCCGACCAGCTTTTCGCGACGCTGGACACGACGACGCGGCGCCTGGTGCTGCCGTCGGGACGCGTCGTGATGCTCGTCGACACGGTGGGTTTCGTCTCCAAGCTGCCGCACGAGCTGGTCGCCGCATTCAAGGGAACGCTGGAGCAGGTCGTCGAGGCGGATCTCGTCGTGCACGTGGTCGATGCCGCTTCACCGGATCTCGACGGCCGGCGCACCGTCGTCGAAGGAATCCTCGGCGAGCTCGGTGCTGCCGGCAGGCCGCGGCTTCTCGTCTACAACAAGCGCGACCTGGCAGCTGCTGCAGAGCCGCCGCCGGGAGCGATCGGCGTCTCGGCGCGAACCGGCGATGGTTTCGGTGCGCTGCTCGAGGCTTTCGACAACGCGTTCGCTCCGGTCGAGGAAAAACTCGCGATCGTCGTGCCGCACGGCGACGGGCGTACTCGCGCATGGCTGCATCGCAACGGCCGCGTCGTCGAAGAAAGCGAGCAGGCGGACGGCACCAGAGTGATCGTGTGGCTCAGCCGCAAGTCGGCGGGTCAGCTCGAGCAGATGATCCGTGCGTCCGGATACCCGGTCCGTCATTTTTGA
- the dnaE gene encoding DNA polymerase III subunit alpha → MSDPHSKPAKPHVHTDTCSDGLVLQKAFAHLHLHTQYSLLDGANKISRLMPRLKKLGLKSVAMTDHGNMFGAVEFYKAARKEDLRPIIGCEVYVAPRSRLERTAVAASDHERAGNNHLILLAMNATGYANLSRLVSQSYKDGFYYKPRIDKEILKEWNEGLICLSGCLAGEVATAITADRLDRARATIEEYSRLFGDRYYLEVQDNHLPEQRAVNEVLIPWSKEIGIPLVATNDCHYLEHDDHVAHEVLLCVQTGKRLIDEDRWKFETDQLYVKGYEDMLSAFPHAPQAVEETARLAERCNLDLRFGENKFPVYQVPAGRSLDDVLAEDARRGLDERLAVIRAGGRSVDEERYRARLESEIAMIQQMKFAGYFLIVADFINWAKEQGIPVGPGRGSAAGSLVSYAMRITDIDPLPYNLLFERFLNPERVSMPDIDVDFCYERREEVLDYVRRKYGEDKVAHIITFGTLKGKAALRDVGRVLDFTFGETDRICKLYPASKQGRDVPLEEALEMEPKLRELRDSGEREGKLFEYAIKLEGLARHVSKHAAGIVISDRPLVEDVPLFVDKDGTVITQFSGPDVEAIGLIKFDFLGLKTLTLIADAVRRVHETTGASIDMAALPLDDPAPYRLVQRGDTIGIFQLESGGMRKILTRMKPSCFEDLIAALALYRPGPLDSGMVDQYIERKNGKTPVRYLDPCLEPVLRDTYGVIVYQEQVMQIAQVYSGYTLGQADTLRKVMGKKKLEDMRREKEIFLERARVASRPEHVSVELFEQMETFGAYGFNKSHSAAYAMVTYQTAWLKAHYPKEFLAALLTLEMGSADRTYKNLADAREHGVRVLPPDVNESQEGFTVITSGIRFGLGAVKGVGQKAVELITQARLEGQFRSLGDFCLRASGSQVTRRIIESLIKAGAMASIDPSRARLLAGIEAATGWAERVREDLVSGQIGLFGGGGGGTQPEPALPNVAEYEALEVLAFEHDAVGFFISGHPLERYLHDLEWLKATPIGELESGRDGATVRVAGVTNTIQRKNSKKGERYATFNIEDRDGLVEVIAWPDCYRRCETAIVGREPVVIVGRLELGEATGVDAEYEEGAPDYSRKAQVIADLVLPLPEARCKSTDKITLRVDSDRLPETIVSSLGSQFRRYPGKCRPYLLIRRDGVAETEVELPQDLAVEPNDRLLQAIFALLGEGSIELRGVLEEPQREQRWNTRHAS, encoded by the coding sequence ATGAGTGACCCTCACTCAAAGCCTGCCAAACCCCACGTGCACACCGATACGTGCAGCGACGGGCTGGTCCTGCAGAAAGCCTTCGCGCACCTGCACCTGCACACCCAGTACAGCCTGCTCGACGGCGCGAACAAGATCTCGCGGCTGATGCCGCGGTTGAAGAAGCTGGGTCTCAAGTCGGTCGCGATGACCGACCATGGCAACATGTTCGGGGCCGTCGAGTTCTACAAGGCGGCGCGCAAGGAAGACCTGCGGCCCATCATCGGCTGCGAGGTCTACGTCGCGCCGCGAAGCCGGCTCGAGCGCACGGCCGTCGCGGCCAGCGACCACGAAAGGGCGGGAAACAATCACCTGATCCTGCTCGCGATGAACGCGACCGGCTATGCCAACCTCTCGCGCCTGGTGTCGCAGAGCTACAAGGACGGCTTCTACTACAAACCCCGCATCGACAAGGAAATCCTGAAGGAGTGGAACGAAGGGCTGATCTGCCTCTCGGGTTGCCTTGCCGGTGAGGTGGCCACCGCGATCACTGCCGACCGCCTCGACCGGGCCCGCGCCACCATCGAGGAATATTCCAGACTGTTCGGCGACCGCTACTACCTCGAGGTTCAGGACAACCACCTGCCCGAGCAGCGCGCCGTCAACGAAGTGCTGATCCCGTGGTCGAAGGAGATCGGCATTCCGCTGGTGGCCACCAACGACTGCCACTACCTCGAGCACGACGACCACGTCGCGCACGAGGTGCTGCTGTGCGTGCAGACCGGCAAGCGCCTGATCGACGAAGACCGCTGGAAGTTCGAGACCGACCAGCTCTACGTCAAGGGCTACGAGGACATGCTCTCGGCGTTCCCGCATGCACCGCAGGCCGTCGAGGAGACGGCGCGCCTGGCCGAGCGCTGCAACCTCGACCTTCGCTTCGGCGAGAACAAGTTTCCGGTCTACCAGGTGCCCGCGGGACGCAGTCTCGACGACGTACTCGCCGAGGATGCGCGCCGCGGCCTCGACGAAAGGCTGGCCGTGATCCGCGCCGGCGGCCGCAGCGTCGACGAGGAGCGCTACCGCGCGCGCCTCGAGTCCGAGATCGCGATGATCCAGCAGATGAAGTTCGCCGGATATTTCCTCATCGTCGCGGACTTCATCAACTGGGCCAAGGAGCAGGGCATTCCGGTGGGACCGGGCCGCGGCTCGGCGGCCGGCAGCCTGGTTTCGTACGCCATGCGGATCACCGACATCGACCCGCTTCCGTACAACCTCCTGTTCGAGCGCTTTCTCAACCCCGAGCGCGTCTCGATGCCGGATATCGACGTCGACTTCTGCTACGAGCGGCGCGAGGAGGTGCTCGACTACGTTCGCCGCAAGTACGGCGAGGACAAGGTCGCGCACATCATCACGTTCGGGACGCTGAAGGGGAAGGCCGCGCTGCGCGACGTGGGCCGCGTCCTCGATTTCACGTTCGGGGAGACCGACCGGATCTGCAAGCTGTATCCCGCGTCCAAGCAGGGGCGCGACGTGCCGCTCGAGGAAGCGCTCGAGATGGAGCCCAAGCTGCGCGAGCTGCGCGATTCGGGCGAGCGCGAAGGCAAGCTCTTCGAGTACGCGATCAAGCTCGAAGGCCTGGCCCGCCACGTTTCCAAGCACGCCGCGGGAATCGTGATCTCGGACAGGCCGCTGGTCGAGGACGTGCCGCTGTTCGTCGACAAGGACGGCACGGTAATCACGCAGTTCTCCGGGCCCGACGTCGAGGCCATCGGCCTGATCAAGTTCGACTTTCTCGGGCTGAAAACGCTGACCCTGATCGCCGATGCCGTTCGCCGCGTGCACGAAACCACCGGGGCCAGCATCGACATGGCGGCGCTGCCGCTGGACGACCCGGCACCGTACCGGCTGGTGCAGCGCGGCGACACGATCGGGATCTTCCAGCTCGAAAGCGGCGGCATGCGCAAGATCCTCACGCGCATGAAGCCGAGCTGCTTCGAGGACCTGATCGCCGCACTCGCACTGTACCGTCCGGGCCCCCTCGACAGCGGCATGGTCGACCAGTACATCGAGCGCAAGAACGGCAAGACCCCGGTGCGCTACCTCGATCCATGCCTGGAGCCGGTGCTGCGCGACACCTACGGCGTCATCGTCTACCAGGAACAGGTGATGCAGATCGCGCAGGTCTACTCGGGCTACACCCTCGGGCAGGCCGACACGTTGCGCAAGGTCATGGGCAAGAAGAAGCTCGAGGACATGCGGCGCGAGAAGGAAATCTTCCTCGAGAGGGCGAGGGTCGCCAGCCGTCCCGAGCACGTCTCGGTCGAGCTGTTCGAGCAGATGGAGACTTTCGGCGCCTACGGCTTCAACAAATCGCACTCGGCCGCTTACGCGATGGTCACTTACCAGACCGCGTGGCTGAAGGCGCACTATCCGAAGGAGTTCCTTGCGGCGCTGCTGACGCTCGAGATGGGATCGGCCGACCGCACGTACAAGAACCTCGCCGATGCGCGCGAGCACGGCGTGCGCGTGCTGCCTCCCGACGTGAACGAAAGCCAGGAAGGGTTCACCGTCATCACCTCGGGCATCCGCTTCGGCCTCGGCGCGGTCAAGGGCGTCGGCCAGAAGGCCGTGGAGCTGATCACGCAGGCCCGCCTCGAAGGCCAGTTCCGCAGTCTCGGGGATTTCTGCCTTCGCGCGAGCGGCTCGCAGGTGACCAGGCGCATCATCGAGAGTCTCATCAAGGCGGGCGCGATGGCCAGCATCGATCCTTCGCGGGCGCGGCTGCTGGCGGGAATCGAGGCGGCGACGGGCTGGGCCGAGCGCGTTCGCGAGGACCTGGTGAGCGGGCAGATCGGCCTGTTCGGCGGCGGGGGCGGCGGGACCCAGCCCGAACCGGCGCTTCCGAACGTTGCCGAGTACGAAGCCCTGGAGGTGCTGGCGTTCGAGCACGACGCGGTCGGATTCTTCATTTCCGGCCATCCTCTCGAGCGGTACCTTCACGACCTGGAGTGGCTGAAGGCGACGCCGATCGGCGAGCTGGAGTCGGGGCGCGACGGAGCGACGGTCAGGGTGGCGGGGGTCACGAACACGATTCAGCGAAAAAACAGCAAGAAGGGCGAGCGCTATGCGACGTTCAACATCGAGGATCGCGACGGACTGGTGGAAGTCATCGCGTGGCCCGACTGCTACCGCCGCTGCGAGACCGCGATCGTCGGACGCGAGCCGGTTGTCATCGTCGGGCGACTCGAGCTCGGGGAAGCTACGGGCGTCGACGCGGAGTATGAAGAGGGGGCACCGGACTACTCGCGCAAGGCGCAGGTCATCGCGGACCTCGTGCTGCCGCTGCCGGAGGCGCGCTGCAAGTCCACCGACAAGATCACGCTGCGCGTCGATTCCGATCGGCTGCCCGAGACGATTGTCTCGTCGCTCGGCTCCCAGTTTCGCCGATATCCGGGAAAATGCAGGCCCTACCTTCTGATCCGTCGCGACGGCGTCGCCGAAACCGAGGTCGAACTGCCGCAGGACCTGGCGGTCGAGCCGAACGACCGGCTGCTGCAGGCGATTTTCGCGCTTCTCGGCGAGGGGTCGATCGAGTTGCGCGGCGTGCTCGAGGAGCCGCAGCGGGAGCAACGGTGGAACACGAGACACGCCTCGTAG